GGACCAGAACAGCAGCAGCGCGCGCTCCAGGGCCTGGTCCTTGTCGAAGGCGCGAGGGCGCCCTGTCCGTGCCATGTGCCCAGGTTACGACTTTTTGACCGCTTGCACAAAACACCGTACGGTGATGCCCGGACGACTTCTTGAACGACCACATAAAAGTCGGCCGGCGCGAGCGTGCCGGCCGGCGAGAGGCGGAACCACATGGACTTCACCGGAAAGACCGCGCTGATCACCGGGTCGGGCGCCATCGGCGGGCTCGGGCACGCGACAGCGAGGATCCTCGCCGCCGGCGGCGCCGACCTGATCATCACCGGCACCGACCCCGGCCGCGGCGCCCAGGTCGTGGACGACGTGCGGGCGAGCGCGGCCGGCACCGTGCGCTTCGTCCCCGCCGACCTGGCCGACCCGCACTCCGTGCGGCGGCTGGCCGAGGACGCGGGAGCGGTGGACATCCTCGTCAACAACGCGGGCGTCGTCCCGTTCAGCGCGACCCCCGACCAGGATCTCGCCGCCTACGACACCGCCTTCGCGGTCAACGTGCGCGCCCCGTTCGTCCTGGTCGCCCAGCTCGCACCGAAGATGGCCGCACGCGGCGGCGGCAGCATCGTCAACGTCAGCTCCACCGCCGCCGGCCTGGGCATGCCGCTGATGGCCGCCTACGGCGCCACCAAGGCGGCGCTGGAGTCCCTGACCCGCACCTGGGCGGCCGAGTTCGCCGCCTCCAACGTGCGCGTCAACGCCGTGGCGCCCGGCCCGATGACCACCTCCAAGGTGGTGGCGGCCATGGGGCCGGACGTCGGCGGCATGGGGCTGACGACCGCGCTCGCACGCGCGGCGGACCCGGCCGAGGTCGCCCAGGTCATCGCCTTCGTCGCCGGCGACCAGGCGAGCTACGTCACCGGCGCGGTCGTGGCCGCCGACGGGGGCCGTACCGCCATCTGATCCGGGACGCGCCGGCCACGGCCACGTCCACAGGGCGGCGGCCGGCCGCGGACCGGATGCCCCGTCATCGTCACCAGAGTCACGCGCCTCGGCGCGAGTGAGGAGAACAATCAATGGGACGTCTCGCGGGCAAGTACGCCCTGATCACAGGTGGGACGAGCGG
The nucleotide sequence above comes from Nonomuraea gerenzanensis. Encoded proteins:
- a CDS encoding SDR family NAD(P)-dependent oxidoreductase, coding for MDFTGKTALITGSGAIGGLGHATARILAAGGADLIITGTDPGRGAQVVDDVRASAAGTVRFVPADLADPHSVRRLAEDAGAVDILVNNAGVVPFSATPDQDLAAYDTAFAVNVRAPFVLVAQLAPKMAARGGGSIVNVSSTAAGLGMPLMAAYGATKAALESLTRTWAAEFAASNVRVNAVAPGPMTTSKVVAAMGPDVGGMGLTTALARAADPAEVAQVIAFVAGDQASYVTGAVVAADGGRTAI